CGGCCATCACCGGAGTGACTTTCACATCCCAGTCGCTTGCGCGGTCGGCGGTACCAAAGGCCAGTGTCGCGCCCTGTGGATCTTCGAGTCGCCAGTGTACGCGTTGCAGGGTGGAGCACTGGCTTTCCAGCAGCGTACCGAGACGCGGCATAAAGCCGGTCAGGATCGACGGGGATTTATCGCCGTTGGCGACAATGCGCAGCGGAAGCTCTTTCGCACACCAGCTCTGCGGCGAATTGCTCTTGATGTTATCAATCCAGATATCCAGCTTCTGCGAAGGAGACTGTACAAAACGGTAGTTCTCTGCCCATACGGTCGAAGATGCCAGCAGCAACGCCACACCTGAAAGCCAGAGTTTCATAGATTTCCTTTATGCGTCTCAAAAACGGGTAAACCCAAGCGAGGGAACAGGATAAAGATTAGTTAATTATCCAGGTTCCGCTGTTCGCGTTCTGACATGCCTTGCTGTTGCTGTCCACGTTGACGCAGGTGGCTTTTTTATTGCTCGACTTGCGGGCGCGTGGGCGGTCTTTTTTCAGGGTCTGCGCATACAGCTCGCTTTTGACCAGCGCGCGCGGCGGCACGTAGCCAATCAGTTCCGGTTGGTCTTCTTCGGCAATCGCCAGCCAGTTGTTCTGGACGCTGCCGAGTACGGTATAGGTTTTACCGTTTTCCAGCTCACTCAGCACCTTACCGCCAAAATCAGGGGTATTCATGACCGAACCGGCGTACAGCGCGCGATAGCTGGCATTAACCGGCGTGAATTCGGTCGGGACGGCAACGATATAACGGTGGGTAAGCGTGACGCCATTGACCTGACTTGTGACCATCGTGTCGTCGGTCATCGTTGGTGCAGGGGCTTTACAGCCGACCAGCACGGTCACTATCAACAGTGGCAAGAGGTTTCGCAATTTCATTCTGACGTTCCCTGCAAATCGGGGTTAGGCCCAATGGTCAGATGCTGCATGCGGAGCAGGGATGACTCATGGCGTAGACCACGCACAGAGATAGTCACCGAGCAAACAACATCCTGACCCGGGATTCCACTAAATAATTAACAAGTGTTTAGCACGGATTGTCTGATTTTACATAGCCTGTTTAACAATACAATGCTGATTACACGGATATTTTTAGCACATCGGATTGATTTATAAGCATAGGCACGCGTTAGCAGCGAATTTTGTGGGGATCGTGTGAGGGGGGAAAGGGGCCGGATTTGACCCCCGGTTGCCCGGGAGTCGTGATGATGCCGATTAACGTTCCTGCTGCGCCATCAGCAGCGCGAGGTCGACTAAGCGATTGGAGAAGCCCCATTCGTTGTCATACCAGGCGAGGATTTTCACCATATTGCCACCAATCACCAGTGTCGACAGGCCATCAATAATCGACGAGCGCGGGTCGCCCTGGTAATCGCTGGAGACTAACGGCTCATCGCTGTAGCCGAGAATGCCTTTCAGCGGTCCGGATGCCGCGGCCTGACGGAACGCCTCATTCACTTCTTCCGCGGTAACGTCACGCTCGAGGGTGACGGTCAGGTCGACAATCGACACCACCGGAACCGGGACACGCAGCGAATAGCCGGTCAAACGCCCGTCAAGCTCAGGGATAACTTTGCCGAGCGCTTTTGCCGCGCCGCTGGAGTAGGGCACGATGGACAGCGCCGCGGCGCGCGCCCCGCGCAGGTCTTTCTCCGGCTGGTCGTGCAGAACCTGGCTGTTGGTGTAGGCGTGGGTGGTGTTCATCAGGCCATGCTGAATGCCGAAATGCTGGTGCAACACCTGCGCCGCCGGGGCGAGGCCGTTGGTAGTGCAGCTGCCGTTACTCACCACGCTGTGTTTTTGCGGATCGTACAGCTGATGGTTGACGCCCATTACCACCGTTAAGTCGTCATTCTTACCCGGCGCGGAAATGATGACGCGCTTCGCGCCGCCGCTGTGGATGTGCACCGCCGCTTTTTCACGATCGGTGAAGAAACCGGTGGCTTCAATCACGATATCCACCTCAACGTCACGCCACGGAATGTTTGCCGGGTCGCGTTCGCTGAACACGGTTATCGTCTGGCCATCGACCCGCAGACCGCCCTCGACGGCTTCAACGCTGGCGGAGAACGTGCCGAGCAGCGAATCGTATTTCAACAAATGCGCCAGCGTTTTGCTGTCCGTTAAATCATTGATCGCCACAATCTGTAAATTGGGGTTGCCGAACGCCGCGCGTAAAACGTTGCGACCAATCCTGCCGAAACCATTAATACCGACCTTAACCATGATCAACTCCTTCTTTGTTGTCTATGGTCTCACTGTAGGCGGGCAAGGTTTTGGCGTAAACGACAAAAAAGGATCACATTACGCCATTTTGCGACAGTGGAAGCGCTGGCGGTATTCACCCGGCGTCAGGTGCAATTGTTTTTCAAACAGACGACGCAGGTTGATGCTGCTGCCAAATCCGGTCTGTTCGGCAATACGTTCGAGCGGATCGTTGGTTTGTTCGAGGCGCTGACGAGCCGCGGCCAGACGCGCTTCGGCCACGTAGCGGGCGGGAGACGCGCCGGTCTCACGGGTAAACACCCGGGTAAAGTTTCGCGGGCTCATGGCGGCTTTTTCTGCCAGCTTTTCCACGCACAGGTCGGCAGTAATGTTGTCGAGGATCCAGGTCAGCAGGTCGTTCATCGGGCCGTGGCCGTCGGACTGCTTCAGGTTATAGCGGCTGAACTGGAGCTGGCCGCCGGGACGGCGCAGGTACATCACCATGTCCTGAGCGATATCGCGGGCGAGCGTGAAGCCATAATCTTCTTCGACCAGCGCCAGCGTGAGGTCGAAGCCTGTGCTGACGCCGCCCGAGGTCCAGACGTGGCCGTCCTGAACATACAGCGGCCCGGCTTCGACGTTTACCTGCGGGTATTCGGCTTTCAGCGTATCGAGCAATTTCCAGTGGGTGGTGGCGCGTCTGCCGTCAAGCAACCCGGCCTGCGCCAGCAAAAGCGCACCACCGCACACGGAGGCAACGCGTCGGGCGTGCGGAGCCGCGAGGTGCAGCCAGTCGACCACCGCGATGGATTCGAGCGGGTCTTGCCCGCGACCGGTG
This DNA window, taken from Scandinavium goeteborgense, encodes the following:
- a CDS encoding SH3 domain-containing protein; this translates as MKLRNLLPLLIVTVLVGCKAPAPTMTDDTMVTSQVNGVTLTHRYIVAVPTEFTPVNASYRALYAGSVMNTPDFGGKVLSELENGKTYTVLGSVQNNWLAIAEEDQPELIGYVPPRALVKSELYAQTLKKDRPRARKSSNKKATCVNVDSNSKACQNANSGTWIIN
- a CDS encoding GlxA family transcriptional regulator gives rise to the protein MKKILIIVPDGGMLFESAGIADILMQANRLHPEGMAQPRYHVALATTQPHQVIHGQSGLNLLADHRLHELDPREPLDTIIITGRGQDPLESIAVVDWLHLAAPHARRVASVCGGALLLAQAGLLDGRRATTHWKLLDTLKAEYPQVNVEAGPLYVQDGHVWTSGGVSTGFDLTLALVEEDYGFTLARDIAQDMVMYLRRPGGQLQFSRYNLKQSDGHGPMNDLLTWILDNITADLCVEKLAEKAAMSPRNFTRVFTRETGASPARYVAEARLAAARQRLEQTNDPLERIAEQTGFGSSINLRRLFEKQLHLTPGEYRQRFHCRKMA
- the gap gene encoding type I glyceraldehyde-3-phosphate dehydrogenase — encoded protein: MVKVGINGFGRIGRNVLRAAFGNPNLQIVAINDLTDSKTLAHLLKYDSLLGTFSASVEAVEGGLRVDGQTITVFSERDPANIPWRDVEVDIVIEATGFFTDREKAAVHIHSGGAKRVIISAPGKNDDLTVVMGVNHQLYDPQKHSVVSNGSCTTNGLAPAAQVLHQHFGIQHGLMNTTHAYTNSQVLHDQPEKDLRGARAAALSIVPYSSGAAKALGKVIPELDGRLTGYSLRVPVPVVSIVDLTVTLERDVTAEEVNEAFRQAAASGPLKGILGYSDEPLVSSDYQGDPRSSIIDGLSTLVIGGNMVKILAWYDNEWGFSNRLVDLALLMAQQER